A segment of the Dethiosulfovibrio russensis genome:
AGACCGCCGAATATATAGTTCAGGCGGTATTGACCCAGTTCAAGGATCTCGATGTAGAGTTTATCCGATTTAGGTTCGTGGATTTGCCGGAAAAAATAGAACCTCTCATAGAGCAAGCTCGAGATAGAGGGGCCTTGGTCGTCTCCACGTTGGTGTCAGATGAGGTCAGAAGAGAGTTGATGGACCAGGCCGAGAGAAATGGCGTGATGGCGATCGATCTTTTGGGGCCTCTACAGGGAGCAGTCTCTCGTTGGAGTGGCTTTAGCGCACTTCAAAAGCCGGGATTGCTTCGTCGAATGGACGATAAATACTTCCAAAGGATAAAGGCTATAGAGTTCTCCATCAAATGCGACGATGGGAAAAGCCAGAATCTGATGCCCTCGGCGGACATAGTCGTACTGGGGGTGTCTAGATCGGGAAAGACCCCTTTGTCCATGTTTCTGGCCAACAAGGGATATAAGGTCGCTAATTTACCTCTGGTTCCAGAGGTGGCACCTCAAGATACTCTCTGGCAGGTCATGCCCCAAAGATGTGTCGGGCTACTGATCAGTCCCGATAAGTTGATGAAAATACGAAAAGACAGGCTGAAAATAATGGGATTGGATCCCGATATATCCGCTTATGCTCAGGAAAAGAGGATACTTCTGGAGCTCAACTATGCGAAAGAGATAATGATCAAGGTAGGCTGTCGTGTATACGATACGA
Coding sequences within it:
- a CDS encoding pyruvate, water dikinase regulatory protein, yielding MSPTIALVSDSTGETAEYIVQAVLTQFKDLDVEFIRFRFVDLPEKIEPLIEQARDRGALVVSTLVSDEVRRELMDQAERNGVMAIDLLGPLQGAVSRWSGFSALQKPGLLRRMDDKYFQRIKAIEFSIKCDDGKSQNLMPSADIVVLGVSRSGKTPLSMFLANKGYKVANLPLVPEVAPQDTLWQVMPQRCVGLLISPDKLMKIRKDRLKIMGLDPDISAYAQEKRILLELNYAKEIMIKVGCRVYDTTDRSIEEISQNLLEDMRLTHVN